In Macrobrachium nipponense isolate FS-2020 chromosome 30, ASM1510439v2, whole genome shotgun sequence, a genomic segment contains:
- the LOC135202054 gene encoding uncharacterized protein LOC135202054 isoform X1, translating to MDGHETEEENLQKRYRSRNFTKYEKDVFYSVFNQYVGIIGDKNSSALTIREAWDKLVVEYNVQPNIYPRTRRQLQVLWRDEKFRAKKKEQKNKDRSPSKMTGGLDCEGESSTSTCEAVPSPSKPIATEGERHPSSLLTPLLTVIKREHEAYSAGEITPVLPLEPYPPPPAQETGPCSTLRSRSKQKKVHGKVIKQEESYSRSPSPERYGSGLDRVLPTPRRSAAALRQQLAKRQAQVRQRVFRRRRLLLVAEPPPEKSQEEWKQDRNGFLDGQTRHCQ from the exons ATGGACGGCCACGAGACCGAGGAAGAAAATCTACAGAAGCGGTACCGATCTCGCAATTTCACGAAATACGAAAAGGATGTCTTCTACTCGGTGTTCAACCAATACGTGGGCATCATCGGCGATAAGAATTCGTCTGCCCTCACCATCAG GGAAGCTTGGGACAAACTGGTGGTAGAATACAACGTCCAGCCTAATATATACCCCCGTACAAGACGACAGTTGCAG GTTCTATGGAGAGACGAGAAATTCAGAGCGAAGAAGAAAGAGCAGAAGAATAAG GATCGCTCCCCCTCGAAAATGACCGGGGGGCTAGACTGTGAGGGCGAATCCTCCACCTCGACGTGTGAAGCTGTACCTTCACCCTCCAAGCCAATCGCTACTGAAGGAGAGAGACATCCTAGCAGCCTTCTGACGCCACTTCTGACGGTTATCAAAAGGGAACACGAAGCCTACAGCGCTGGGGAAATCACTCCTGTGTTGCCGCTCGAGCCCTACCCTCCTCCGCCAGCGCAAGAGACAGGACCTTGCTCGACCTTGCGGTCAAGGTCAAAACAAAAGAAGGTCCATGGGAAGGTGATCAAGCAGGAGGAATCCTACAGCAGGTCTCCTTCGCCTGAACGATATG GCTCAGGCTTGGACCGGGTCCTCCCCACTCCCCGTAGAAGCGCAGCTGCACTCAGGCAGCAGCTCGCCAAGCGTCAAGCACAAGTACGACAACGTGTCTTCCGACGAAGACGACTCCTACTGGTCGCCGAACCACCACCGGAGAAAAGCCAGGAAGAATGGAAACAAGATCGAAATGGGTTCCTCGATGGACAGACACGCCATTGCCAATAA